One genomic segment of Streptomyces liangshanensis includes these proteins:
- a CDS encoding amidohydrolase, with protein MPGTRTAPTLQALAAELAVLRPRMEEVSRSIHARPELKFAEHHARDVLTGWLAESGFVVRTPAGGLDTAFVAVHEGGGGAGPCVAVLVEYDALPGVGHGCGHNLIAAGGAAAAIAAVRALPDHPGTVAVIGTPGEEMGGAGKVLLAGAGVFEGVDAALMFHPADRSMTTQHALAAAHMRAEFTGVSAHAAKSPWEGRSALAGAQLFLNALDSMRQFVPPTARLHGIVSDGGQAPNVVPARAVVDFYVRDGTAVSVGALVERVRRAAEGAAYATGTAVECSETGPLYAERRNNAVLAARFGATVRALGVEIGPGAPDSPAGSSDIGNLSQLLPVIHPYVQTAALGTPSHSTAMRDAAVTPFAHDRTRVAAIGLARVLADLLTEPEFLEAARAEFEAGARSAADASPADAPAAPAELPELPGPPAPAGRTLRA; from the coding sequence CCCCCACCCTCCAGGCCCTCGCCGCCGAACTCGCCGTGCTGCGGCCCCGCATGGAGGAGGTGAGCCGCTCGATCCACGCGCGGCCGGAGCTGAAGTTCGCCGAGCACCACGCCCGGGACGTGCTCACCGGCTGGCTCGCGGAGTCCGGCTTCGTGGTGCGGACGCCGGCGGGCGGGCTGGACACCGCGTTCGTCGCGGTGCACGAGGGCGGCGGCGGGGCGGGGCCGTGCGTCGCCGTGCTCGTCGAGTACGACGCGCTGCCCGGCGTCGGCCACGGCTGCGGCCACAACCTCATCGCGGCAGGTGGCGCCGCCGCCGCGATCGCCGCCGTACGGGCGCTGCCCGACCACCCGGGCACCGTCGCCGTCATCGGCACGCCCGGCGAGGAGATGGGCGGCGCGGGCAAGGTGCTGCTGGCCGGGGCGGGGGTCTTCGAGGGGGTCGACGCCGCGCTGATGTTCCACCCGGCCGACCGCTCGATGACCACCCAACACGCCCTGGCCGCCGCGCACATGCGCGCCGAGTTCACGGGGGTGAGCGCGCACGCCGCCAAGTCCCCCTGGGAGGGCCGCAGCGCGCTGGCCGGGGCGCAGCTGTTCCTCAACGCGCTCGATTCGATGCGGCAGTTCGTGCCCCCGACGGCCCGGCTGCACGGGATCGTCTCGGACGGCGGCCAGGCCCCGAACGTGGTCCCCGCGCGGGCCGTCGTGGACTTCTACGTACGGGACGGTACGGCCGTGTCGGTCGGCGCCCTGGTCGAGCGGGTACGGAGGGCGGCGGAGGGCGCGGCGTACGCGACGGGGACGGCGGTGGAGTGCTCGGAGACGGGCCCGCTGTACGCGGAACGCCGTAACAACGCGGTGCTCGCGGCGCGATTCGGCGCGACGGTACGGGCGTTGGGGGTGGAGATCGGCCCGGGCGCCCCGGACTCCCCGGCGGGCTCGTCCGACATCGGCAACCTCTCCCAACTGCTGCCGGTGATCCACCCGTACGTCCAGACTGCGGCACTCGGCACCCCGAGCCACTCGACGGCCATGCGCGACGCGGCGGTGACCCCGTTCGCGCACGACCGCACCCGCGTCGCGGCGATCGGCCTGGCACGGGTCCTGGCGGACCTGCTGACGGAACCGGAGTTCCTGGAGGCGGCACGGGCGGAGTTCGAGGCGGGGGCGAGGAGCGCGGCGGACGCAAGCCCGGCGGATGCCCCCGCGGCGCCCGCCGAACTCCCCGAACTCCCCGGGCCCCCGGCGCCCGCCGGTCGTACACTCCGCGCATGA
- a CDS encoding DUF5937 family protein codes for MTVVIVLEGAVPGRFTVAVSPLAELAACLHVLTEREHHADRAPWAEEVIRTAPPAFVTGLRRFSPLWTALRWRGFYTGLGSDAGHQGPGRDGAGRGPTLARLPLDQFAQLTAYSCASGYRGYAFDRLLHDPTQAAALRHAASGLPAPHLALAEDLLRGPGALRADVLGFLDLCRHVFFGALWAETEPVLTGAAHRVRQRLADDGPAAALMSLSPCSAQLAHAPGDMAGTAAGPLRVVFDKVHHAVITPARTPVLLIPTLYGAPHLVVKNEPGLPPVLHFPVHSPVVGVTLARSRMLALTDPRRVRLCRLIARQSMTTADLAHRLAMTRPQVSRHLRTLRDLGLVRTERHGRYVHYGLDLTAVARIGQDVATALQY; via the coding sequence ATGACGGTCGTGATTGTCCTGGAAGGGGCCGTCCCCGGGCGCTTCACGGTGGCGGTCTCCCCTCTCGCCGAGCTGGCCGCGTGCCTGCACGTGCTGACCGAGCGCGAACACCACGCGGACCGGGCGCCCTGGGCCGAGGAGGTCATCCGTACCGCCCCGCCCGCCTTCGTGACCGGCCTCCGGCGCTTCTCACCGCTGTGGACGGCACTGCGCTGGCGCGGCTTCTACACCGGACTCGGGAGCGACGCGGGGCACCAAGGCCCGGGGCGAGACGGCGCGGGGCGGGGGCCGACGCTGGCCCGGCTGCCGCTCGACCAGTTCGCCCAGCTCACCGCGTACTCCTGCGCCAGCGGCTACCGCGGTTACGCCTTCGACCGCCTCCTCCACGACCCCACGCAGGCCGCCGCGCTGCGCCACGCCGCGTCCGGGCTCCCGGCGCCCCATCTCGCCCTCGCCGAGGACCTGTTACGCGGGCCCGGGGCGCTCCGCGCGGACGTCCTCGGGTTCCTCGACCTCTGCCGCCACGTCTTCTTCGGGGCCCTGTGGGCCGAGACGGAACCGGTCCTCACCGGCGCCGCGCACCGCGTACGCCAGCGGCTCGCCGACGACGGACCGGCGGCGGCCCTGATGTCGCTCAGCCCGTGCAGCGCCCAACTCGCCCACGCGCCCGGCGACATGGCGGGCACGGCCGCCGGCCCCCTGCGCGTCGTCTTCGACAAGGTGCACCACGCGGTGATCACCCCGGCCCGTACGCCGGTCCTGCTCATCCCCACCCTGTACGGCGCCCCGCACCTCGTCGTGAAGAACGAGCCGGGCCTGCCACCCGTCCTGCACTTCCCCGTCCACTCCCCGGTGGTCGGCGTCACCCTGGCCCGCAGCCGCATGCTGGCCCTGACCGATCCCCGCCGGGTACGGCTGTGCCGCCTCATCGCCCGCCAGTCGATGACCACCGCCGACCTGGCACACCGCCTGGCGATGACCCGCCCCCAGGTCTCCCGCCACCTCCGCACCCTGCGCGACCTGGGCCTGGTCCGCACCGAACGCCACGGCCGCTACGTCCACTACGGCCTCGACCTCACCGCGGTGGCCCGCATCGGC